The DNA sequence ATAATGAACCGTCTATCTATTTGGTACAATTgattgactaaacgatcttagttttaattattttttgcaaatatgttcattacataatgatttataatatgaacttCCGCAATTCACGAGTGCAAATTTCACTTAAAATATTCAGTTTGGAGCACATATAGCGACAGAATGAATGCCAAAATCGCTAGTGTAATTCTAAACATCCAAATTATAAGAAAAGCTGCACTTGAATAATCAATTCAGAAGATGCTGGGActtgtatttctttcttgcaagTTGAGTAAAATTGGTAGTTCTCAGTTATTCTTTTCCAAATATTCATGTGGCTTAGGTGACGTGCTTTCCGGAACTTCTTCAACTGGAGTTCACCATGCTGGGGTGTTAGAAGGCTGGTTTGGTGAACACTGGTGGAACGGGCGCACCTTCGTGCTGCTCGTCGCAACCATTTTCGTGTTTGCTCCATTGGCATCGTTGAAGCGAATAGGTACATATCCACTGTTTCTTTTGTGAGATTGAACCCAAAAATGAACATCTTGTCGCAAACTTGTGATTGGATAGTTCATGTCAGTAACTCTACGAGTTGCAATTCTATCCCAGTATATTATGTTGATGAAGCGTTTACGTAACTTGTTCCTTTCTGTGCTTGCAGATTCGTTGAGATACACATCCGCTTTAGCAGTTGCGCTGGCgattgtttttcttgttattaCTGCAGGAATTGTAGTTACTAAACTCTTTTACGGAGGTATTTCCATGCCCAGGCTCCTCCCTAACGTGTCGGATATTGCATCTGTGTGGAATCTCTTCACAGTTGTTCCTGTCCTTGTGACGGCCTTCATCTGCCACTTCAACGGTATGGTTAGCTGATCCACCACAACATGCTGCTGTTATCTGCAAGCTAAAGAGCTTAATTTATTTTCCTGCAGTGCATACTATCGACAATGAGCTCGGAGACACTTCCTTGATTCAACCAATTGTAAAGACATCATTGGCTTTGTGCTCTACTGTCTACATTCTGACCAGCTTTTTCGGTTTCCTCCTATTCGGGGACTCAACTCTTGACGATGTGCTAGCCAATTTCGACACCAACCTTGGCATCCCTTACAGCTTTTTGCTCAATGATATCGTTCGCATCAGCTATGCCCTCCACCTCATGCTTGTATTTCCCGTTATTTTCCATCCACTGCGACTTAACTTGGATGACCTCCTCTTTCCTTCGTCTAGGCCTCTGGTTTCCGACAATTGTAGGTTTACATTAAGCACCATTGGACTAATTTCTCTCGTCTTCTTGGGCGCAAATTTTATTCCCAGCATCTGGGATGTTTTCCAGTTCTCTGGAGCGACCGCTACAGTCTGCATCGGATTCATCTTTCCTGCTGCCATCGCTCTAAGGTGAGTTATGTGACAtacattttgtttttcattttcaagttCAGCAATGACGTGCGCGCGCATGCAAACTTAGGTACATTCGATATCAAAATTTTGTGATTCAGGGACAAACATGGCATAGCAACGACGAAGGACAAGATCTTATCCGTTTTCATGATCTGTCTTGCTGTGTTTGCGAATCTGATAGCGATATACAGCAATGCTACTGCCTTGTTCAAAGAGAAGGTGTGATTTTACATTGTTCAGAGGCTGTTGTTAGATGAACAACCTAGACTATACCTGTAGAGCATTGTCATTTGAAATCCAGGAAAACACTCAAGTTTTCCAGGGAGATATATGCAAGACAAAGCGCGAAGGCAAAAATACAGCCTTTGATCGCGTATGTATAATTATACGTATGAAAATTCTAATGCAATACCTTAAGTCATCTTGAAGAACACTTTCCCCTACCGAGTAATTCAACTTCTAATTACACCGATGCTTGTGATAAAATCCCAACATCCGTCCTATTTCGCAAACAGTGTAATCAGTAGTGGACAGCTGACCCGTCTCTCTGAAATCTCGACACGTTTTAGTTCATAGAACAGCTCTTGTAAAACTGATTCATAGGACTGCTTTGAACTTATGTTGCTTTGGTGCCTAACGTTGGAAGGTGTCAAACCAAAAAACAATACTCAAATTTCCTGTGTAAATTTCACCTTAAAATCATATGAATTCTGCTTCAAAATTGAGCAAGAATCAACAATCATTACATGAACTTATTCTACATTTCCCTTGAAATGAACCGTAACGAAACAAAAATTTACAAACGGAACTGACAACAATTATGTTGACGATTTATGCCCACCCTTAGTCTGTTGCACTCGGAGAATCAAGACGTCCTCAATGTTCGTCTAACGTCGTTCGCCTATTTGTTTGAATCAACTCTGTTGGCGCTTTAGTTTTTCTCTGATTCACATCCATGGGGATGTCTCAATTTTCTCGAATGCTGCTTGTTGACCATCTTATTTCCCCAATCCCTTCAAATGGTGGATGCAGAAGACGGCCAAGCCCTGTGGGATACCTCCAGCTAATTGGTGAAGATAGCCTTTCTTGACATATGTACAAGTACAAACAGCAGATTGATAGCTGCAGCCGAACATGAAGCATTTTTTTTCATCGGAATTCGCTCTCCTTGACCATCTCACGTCCTTGAATGAGAGAAATTATAAAATTGCATCACCTTGTGAATGATATGGGGAACTAAAGTGACCAAAAAGGGCACAGCCGCCTAGCAATCATCTGGCTCGGACTAGTTGAAGAAATAGGGAGATTCAAGAACATCTCTGAGATCGAAGTCTCCACGATCTGGCAACGGGGGAAAAGTCATGTTGGGGAAAGACTCTTGAAAGCCCTCCAATAACTGTGGACATAAAAGTAACAAATTAGATAGGCAATATACATGGGAAGAGCAAATTTCAATGGAGTCAGAAACGCCAACGTGtattttctcaaattttcactagGCAAAATCAGCATCATTCAAGATACTCACATTCTCCAGTATCGGTGCGTCGTAGAGTTCAACAAACTTCTCCCTTAGTATCCTATTCATTTCGTCAACATCACACGCATGCGTCCAATATGAATCGTGCACTCCTGTAATCATTAGCAGTAAATGGGCAAAACTCAACTAGCATACAAGTACTACCCTATACAAGAGAGAGTAAAAgacaatagaaaataaaaatccagTAGAAACCTGCAAAATTTAAGCCTGCTTTCTTGCAGGCAAcagcagtcatcatcatgtggGAACCGTCAAGGGAGTGCACAAAATTTGGGGGAAAGGCTGTCCTCTGCCGTTTAACCATGACCTTGTCAGTTTCTCTTTGTAACGTCAACACCTGAAGGGAAGTCTTAATCTGCATTTTCAAAGCAACAACTTATTTACATGCTCGAGCTCGCCTTAAAACGAAAAACTCAGAATCTTTTTGTAACTAAGTA is a window from the Malus domestica chromosome 16, GDT2T_hap1 genome containing:
- the LOC103402765 gene encoding amino acid transporter AVT6A-like — translated: MTTDSKNPRNPTKWKQPANEDSPLLPRRTDQDDEPAAGEFNGASFTGAVFNLSTTIIGAGIMALPATMKVLGLGVGIGMIVFVAVLTEASVEMLLRFSRVGKATTFGGVMGDAFGKAGKVVFQLCILVNNLGTLIVYMIIIGDVLSGTSSTGVHHAGVLEGWFGEHWWNGRTFVLLVATIFVFAPLASLKRIDSLRYTSALAVALAIVFLVITAGIVVTKLFYGGISMPRLLPNVSDIASVWNLFTVVPVLVTAFICHFNVHTIDNELGDTSLIQPIVKTSLALCSTVYILTSFFGFLLFGDSTLDDVLANFDTNLGIPYSFLLNDIVRISYALHLMLVFPVIFHPLRLNLDDLLFPSSRPLVSDNCRFTLSTIGLISLVFLGANFIPSIWDVFQFSGATATVCIGFIFPAAIALRDKHGIATTKDKILSVFMICLAVFANLIAIYSNATALFKEKV